The region AAAGACTCACCTTGCTGATTTTAATGGCACAAGGAGCCCCTGGGAAACCAGGCAGACATGTCTTAAAGGCTGAGATCTCACTAAAGGGCCCCCGGCCACAAGCATTGATTCCGGCAACACGAAATTTATAGGCAGTGCCTGGCTGCAGCTCCTGCTTCTTCAGCTGGTTATAGTCTGGGACTGTGCCCGAGTCATCCTAGAGCAAGACGTggaaaaccaggagagaagaaaatggcacAATGCCTTAAGTCAGAAAGAATGCTAGAGAAACTAGGGGGCAGTTCAGGGTTGGAGTACTTGTTTAGAATGGCCAACATCACAGGGGACCATTGGACCAAGACTTCTGTTCAGGGATGGTTGCCCCTTTATAGCAAGGCCTAGGGATATGGTGAGGTTAACTTGGTGCTGCGAAGAAAGAGTATTTTGCTTTCTTACTCTCTGGGGATAAGGTCTCCACCTGGCTGCCTTACCATTTCTTAATTGTTCAAGTGGTATGAAGGTGGAATTCTCCTGTAAGCACTCTTGCAAAGTTGTAAAGCTAAGTTTATTTCTATTGATAGTTGCCTCACAGGCAATGCAGGATCCACCTACCACCCAAGAGTGCCAACTACTGGGTATACTTACATCTGACTGAACAGCATCATCTGGTGGCAGGAAATAGTGTGTTACCATTACACTGGTACCCTTAATGACCCCCACATCAAACCACTGGTTCTCCTTTTTCACAGGGGCTttgctgggtgggggtggcaagTCCGGTTTCTAGAGAACAGAAATGAGTGACATCAAGTACATGGGGCCCAAAGGCAGTGCTGCTCTTATCCCTGGGGCCCATTGCACTGAACTCACCACACCCAGGGACTCGATGCCATTGGCCACTTCAGTTAGGGTAGCGGCAGCCTGCATCTTTGCTGGGCTGGCTACAACAACAGGCTGTGGAGCCACAAATGTGTTGGATGGAGCAAGGCCTGGGAAGAAACAAAGTATCAGCAGGGAGAAGGTTCTGTGTTGAGTCAGAACTCTTGGAACCCCCATGCCACCCTGGCCACAATGTCCACCTCCCACCAGTTCAACTCTATCAACAATTTACCCCTGCCAAAAAGCAGCCCAGCTTACTGTCAGCGGCTGTTGAGGGCAGCAAGGCCACAGTGCTAGGGACAGCACTAGCTAGCTCACTGAGGCAGTTGCTCTCGATGGATGGATCATTGAGACTGTCAGCTGGAGCCAGAGCCTCAGTAGGGaggtgttgctgctgctgggctTGAGCCtcctggagctgctgctgctgctgcaccagGGCTGCAAGCTCCTGCTGTGTCAGCACAATGGGTATGGTGGTGGCCTGACCCTCTTGTGCCTCagctgaaagatggctcagctctgCTTgtgtcactgctgctgctgcttcagatGTATCCATGGGTTCCCCAGTGCCTGCTCCAGGACCAAAAAAACCTACTATTCAAAAAGAATACCTGGCAAAAAGTGTGCCTGGCCCAATGGACAGTTGATAGTGCTCCTGAGATTTTGTTTTCCACAGCTTTCAACCTGGTTACATCCTACTACGCCCTCACCTCTGGGCCCTGGGTCTCCTTTCTAGGACTTCCTGTCCTACATAGGCCTTCCTCGAAGTACACTATGTACTCTCAAAAGAAGCAGGTCTTCTCATCTCAAGCTGTCCCCACATGGCACCTTAGCCCTCCCTGTTAGGTGATCACTCATCCCAAGGGAACTACCTCTGAAAGCTCTCAGCTGATACTTACCCATGACAGCCTGCTGTGCAGCCTGGAGCACGGCCTGGATAGCCAAGGCTTGAGCTTCTTCAGTGGCTGCAGCTTGGGCAGCTGCTTCTGCAGCAGCAGTCACAGCCAGTTCCTCTGGGGTGAGCCCTGTTACCATAAGGGTGGTGGTGCCCGCCTGGGCCTCAGCCATCAGCTCTTGGGGAAGTGATAACTGGTCTACTTCAGactgtgtgggtgggggtggctgGACCACCACAGTGGCCACGACAGCAGAGCTGGCAGACTCCTGGCCTGAAGATGGGTCCCCAGTGCTGCTCAGATCCACGGCGGCCTGGAGCTCAGGGGTCTGGGAGGCTGACAGGACCTCGGCGGACTCCCCCATCAGGGGGGTGGAGGCAGACTGCAGGAGTTGCCGTGGTGGCAGCTGCTGGCGAGGCCCTGGTGAGACCTGGAGTTCCTCTGGGGGCTGCAGGATGTCAACAGCAGAGAAGGGCATGTCAGAAGTTTCTGTGTTGGCTATGGTCACTGTTATCGTGGCTGGAATGGGGACTTCGGAAGTCAGAGCCCCTGGGGTAGTCTCAGTCAGTGATGAGATGTTCTAGAAAGGGAGAGAAGCCCCCgtcagaggaagaggggaggagatggaggctAGTACTAGGCAGTGGGAATGAAAAACAAGATGGCCTTTGTTTTTTCCTGTATCATCCACAACAGGCTACATGCTAAATGGAGATGGGAAAGGTGAGTCAAGGAGCAACATGAAGGGTATCGTTTCAACATATGCTAAGAGAGGCTTCACTGTAAAGACAAATGATGGAAAACAGCCCAAGATGGAAACCAGCAGTAGAGATAAAGTACCCAGGCACCAAGACTGCCCTTATATGGTCTGGAAGAACCAAGGAGCAATACCGTGTCTGATACAAGGGCGACACCTGGTGTCCATTCTGGAATAGCACAAATAAAAGGCATAGTGGGCAAAAGGCCAGAGAAGGGATGCCCTGGGAAGCTTACCGGCACAGAAGGACCTGGGACTGGTGTAGACTGTGTCACAGTGGTCACTGCTCGCGGCAGTGTTGAGGACACAGTTGTTGTGATGCCACTGGCACTGGTGATGTTTGCGCTGTCACCTTGGGTGTTCACCACCTCTCCCTGATCACTGGCAGCTGGTGGAGGATCTGTGGGTTTCAATGGGGGAAGGAGGGCAACACCAGTTGACCTCTACTTACTTTTACCACCACACGTTTCCTAGAACCTACCCCCTCCACTATAGCTAATACAGCCAGAATATCAGTACCATACTATAGCAATACTTTCACTCACCTTGGTTTGAGCTCATGTTAGAGGTGACagtggtggctgtgtgtgtggtgcctgtcTCATGGGTCTCGCAAGGAGGGTTGGAGCATACCCTCTGTGTTGGGAAAGAAGCCAGCAATGTGGCACCAGCTGGAGAGGTGACGGTAGGCACTGCTACCACCTCTAAGCCAGATTCCAGGGTTCCACGAGAGGAAGTGGCATCAGGAAGCAGGGCACCCACACTGACTGACATAGTGGTGCCAGTGGAAGTCGTCTGGTGTGTTTCACAGGGATGGCCACCGGCAGGCTGTTGTCCACCTTCAGGCTGGCCTGCACCTCCATTTGATGTGGCagtggtggctgtgtgtgtggttccCGTCTCATGAGTCTCACAAGGTGGGTTGGAGCATACCCGCTGGGCACTGCCCGCATTGCAGGTAGTGGCAGTGTTGGTGGTGCCCGTCTCATGGGTTTCACACGGTGGGTTGGAGCAGACTTGGGTCATGGTAGCTGAAGGGCACAGCAATGCCTCTAGGGCTGTCATAGTCATGGTGCTGCTGGGAGAGCTTGCCTGGAGGCTCTCATATATAGATGTGGGTGCCACCTGAGCTGCACCAAGCTCCCCAGTACCCATGATAGAGAGGGCTGTGGTTGGGGTATTGGTTGTATAAGTCTGATATGTCTCTAGTTGGTGCCCTGTGGGCATGTCCTTGCTGCTGGGGCCACTCAGCCCAATTCTAACATTTGGAAGGGCTAGCTGCACAAAGGCAGAGCTGTGGCTCCCAGCCTCCAGTGCCACACTTGGCCTGAGCAGTGGGCCAGCTGGGCATGGAGCTCCGGTGGCCTGCACAGTCATGGTGGTGCTGGTCATGTTGGTCTGCTGTGTTTGGCACTGAGGCTTCACAGTACCCTGGGCTCTCTCCAACGCCCCAGGAGCCACAGTGATCCGCACTACAGTAGGGGTGCTAGAGGCACGACGAGTGTCTCGCTGCTGCCCAGTACCCATGCTGGACATTGCTGTAGTGGCAGTGCTGGTGGTGCCTGTCTCATGAGTCTCGCAGGGGGGGTTTGAGCAGCCATGCTGCCCAGCCATGTTGGAGGTGGCGGTTGTGGCAGTGTTGGTGGTACCTGTCTCATGGGTCTCACAGGGGGGGTTTGAACAGACACGGACCACATTACCATTCTGTTGTCCCACAGCTGAGGTCACAAGAGAAGCAGCTGCCTCCTGTCTGTCACAAACAAATTGTACCTGGGTGGGCTGGGGATGTCCCCCAAGGTTAGCCACAACAGTGGTAGTGGCTGTGTTGGTGGTGCCTGTTTCATGGGTTTCACAGGGTGGGTTGGAGCACACCAGTGTTACAGTGCCAGGCTGTACATCACCCTGGCCCGAGTCAGCGATGGTGACTGTTGCTGTGGGTTGCTCGGTAGTAGGTGAGGCCAAAATGGACACAGGAAGGTCATGTACAGGCTGGGCCTCAACCCCACTGGGTGCTGTGATCAGAGTCACCTGGGTAGGCTGGGAGACAGGCTGGGGGACATAGTAGAACATAGGTGTTAGTACCTGAACAATGTGATTTCTCATTTGCCTCTCCTATCCTATGCTTGTCAATGCTGGCTGGGACCACCAACTCTACTAACTAGCTCAGGCAAATCTAAGACTCACTTGCCCCATGATCTCAGAACGATGACTTACTGAGAGACCAAGATGGAAGGGCTATGAGGCAGAGCTGGGGCAGGAAAGGGGGTTGACCAGTTTGCTGGTACAAAGTCCAACAACAGATCCCTTACCACTTCTTATccagtttaagagaaaaaaacatgtcAAAATGACAAatagtatatgcatatataatacatCACAAGATCCTATTGTCTGCAAACTAGACCTAGCTCAAATAAAATATGTCATTGGGAAAGACTGAGACAGAGATCACACCATGTGTGGAAAAACTGTCACAGCTGCACAGAGCTGCAGAACAGCatctggaaaggggaaaatggCCAAAATGCCCCCTACTTTCATGTGGGGATGGAGTTATATGGTGGTACATCCTTGGAACTTACTTACCTGCATTGTGATTGTGGGTGTGGTAAGCCCACCAGCAGCTGTCAAAGTGGTCTGTGCAGCTGATACTGTGATGGCAGTAGGGTTGATGACCTGGCTTGAAAGAGTGGCAATGGTGCCCAAGGTGGTAATAGGTGTGGCCAGGGAGGCACTGGTGCTATGGGCCCCAGCTCCTGCAAGACTGGTAGAGACAGTGCCTGTCACTGTGCCTAGAGTTGTGACACCTaacaggaggaaaaggcagaggtAGAATGAGGCTTATTGCTACTTTCTATCTAGTAGCATGTCTCTAGAGAAGGATGGGGTATGGGAGCTCTGACATGTAGCCACCAAGGACAGAAGGCTCTGGAGAGAGCACCTGTCATCCTCCCCCAGCCAGACTAGAGGTTATATACATAGGAAGACTTGGGGGAGAGCCCAGTTACTGCCAAGGACCTGGCCTGTGGGCTACACACCTGTGGTGCCCTTCACAACCAATGTGGTGACAGCTGGCTTGACAGCGGAGACAGTGACAGGGTTGACCAGGCGAACGCCGCCCATGGGCACAGTGCGGAGGATGGTGCCTGGCTGTCCAGGGGCCCCCTTTAGCACCACCTGGAACACCGGAGCAAAGTACCACCAATGTCACTTTCAGGCTGGCTGGACTATGCTGCCCCTCTCAGGGCTGTTATATAAAGGGGTCACGTGTGCCTCACCTGGGTCACTCCTTGCTGTCCATGGCCAGTAGCAATCTTGGGGACAGCAGTTATGATTTTTGCAGGTGCTCCTGTTCCAGAAGTCATTACCTTGGTGGTAATAATTGTGATAGGGGACTTAATGCCAGGACTGCTGGTAACACCTGCATTGGGGGATAATCCAGAGAAAATAAGCTCTGTGGAAgcttcccatcttcttcctgatttACACTCAGCAGCAAGGGCCAGTGAAAGGTGTATGTTTACCTGTGGCGCCTGCCTGGGTGATAATGGCTGACATGGGAATGGTCTTGATGATAGTAGTCGTGCCAGGTTTGGTGGTGCTGGGAGAGACACTACTGATGCCCAGGATGGTAGGCTTGGTCCCTGCCCCACTAGCCTGCGTGGTGGTAATGATGGTTGTGGGCTTGCCATCTGCTGATGTCACCAGCTTCAGGATAGTCCCCGCTGGCAGAGGCCCTTTGGTCTGAAAGGGAAAAGCTGTGAATGAACAGGAGCTACTGCCAGAAAGGTACTCTAACTCAGAGAATATTCTGAATACTGTGGGTGCTATGATATCAGCAGGTCTTTGAGCCACTtgtgctcatggaaccttctgtCCTTATCTCCCAGTGCTCATTCATCCCTGTAGTCCTAGTGTTTAGAGATGACTTCTGGGGGGGATAGTGAGAGCTCACCTGGATGATCTGAGTCACAGGGCCTGTAGAGGCTTGACCTGTGACTGCTGAAGTCTGAACTGGTTTGGTCTGGACCACTGACATCACTTTTCCAAGATTGGAaatctaaaaaggaaagaatggagcAGGCAGTGATCTGGAACCAAACAAGGGCATGGCTTGGTCTAGGACTATACTGGAGTTAGCCCAAGACAGCGAGTCACCAGTGGCATTCACCATTGCCTGGCAGCTGTCACACGCAGCCAGATGGTGCCTGTCACTCACCAGAGCACTGCCTCCTGGGACAGAGATGGGGCTCTTCACTAGGGTGATGGTCTTGGTGACTCCGCCTACCACTGTGGTCACCACCTGGGCTTGCTGGGCCACCGTCACAGTGCCTGATTTGTGTACTGTGATGATAGGGCGGGTAGATGTGTTGGCAGCAGAGGACACAGATGTCCCCACTTGGGCAGCTGCAGTCTTTAGCATACGAGTGGCTGGATTGCTCacctggagaagcagagatgagTGATGAGAatagtgataaaacaaaacaaaaacaaacaaaaaaatggaaaaaaaagaaagaaaaaggggaaaaaaagaatagtggTAATATAATGGCTATAGCTCTGATGACCTGTCCACATAGCTTGATTGGCTGAGCGACAAAAAAGTAGTCTGAACTCCCCACAGGTCTAACCTAAGGCTGCACACGATTAAAGTAACTGCATGTTCCATAGCCCATGCTAGTACCAATTATAAATCAATGGCCTGAAGGGTTGGTCCAAAGCCTGGAACAAATTGCCACTGCTTGTTTGATCATAGTGACCAGATGTCACCAAGCCCCAAGGTTACAGGCTCAGAACCAGGCCCAGAAGATAAATGCTCACCATGACAGGGGAGGAGGCCACCTTCACAGTGGCTGGAAGAGTGGTTGTGCCAGGTGTCACAGCCACTGTCTTGACAATGGTGGTGCCTGCTGGGACACTCAGCactgtgggtgctgaggaagGAGGGATTTTCTGTgtggcagcggcagcagcagccaATGCAGCCATCCCACTCATCTGTGGGTTGCTGCCAATCACCTGTGGTAGGCACAAAGCATGTGAGCTGCAAGGGTTCTATCTGCCACCTGCCTCCCAACTCCATGGCCCTTTCAGAACTTGACAGGGGGCTCAGCAGCATCCCTTAGTTTTTCCTAATGCTGGATCCTCTCTCCTAGTGCAAGTAACAAGCAGGTAGGTGCTTGCTAAGTgcctaatttttctttctttttccagaaagggtcttatgtagcttaggctggtctcaaactcatgaagaTGACCTTCAATTTCTGACCTAGCAAATGTTGGGATTACTGATATGTAACACTACATACTTGGCTTATGCAGTGTTAGGAACTGAATCTAGATCTtaatgcatgctaggcaagcactccaccaattGAGCTATACCCTACAACTCCAgagaagattttttattttatttatgttttgagatagagtttctctgtagctttggagcctgtcctggtaattgctctgtggaccaggctgacctcgaacttaatccgcttgtctctgcctcccaagggatgggattaaaggggtgcgccaccaccacccagctcaagagatttttttgtttttgtttttcgagacagggtttccctgtagtttctagagcctgtcctggaactagctcttgtagaccaggctggcctcgaactcaagagatctgcctgcctctgcctccgcatgctgggattaaaggcgtgcgccactaatGCCCggcttcagagatttttttttttttaaatcaaatagcATAGTCAAGCTAGCCCTGGGGCATACACTTAGTCCTAGCGActaaggaggctgaagcagaaagatcacagcttagtgagaccctgaatcaaaaataaaagctgagagtATAGTCAGTATCTGAAATACTTCTGTAccagggttctgttcccagtactgcagagataaagaaggaaaagatcaaAGCCAGAACTGGAGATGCATCTCAGCAAAAGAATGCATGCTTAGTACACAGGCAGTAATGGGTTTCACACACAACACCCATCAATACCATCAATGCCCCTGCTGGGTGTGATGGTTCACactttaaactctttttttttttttgggttgtttgagacagagtttcgctgtagctttggaggctctCCTGGaaggaactatctctgtagaccaggctggcctcgaactcacggagatccacctgcctctgcctcccgagtgctgggattaaaggtgtgtgccaccactgcctggcccacacTTAAAACTCtttaacactcaggaggctgaggcatgacaACCTCTCCAAAGTAGAAGatagcttgggctacagaatTACTTtgtcaaaacccaaaacaaaacaaacacaacccTTGAGTTAGATACAGCTCATTCTTATAGGCCTGGCTCAAACCCAGCTAACCAGATTTTCTCCTTGGCCTTTCCAAATCAGGAAGTTCACACTGAAAATGCTCCAAGGAATACACGGAACATTAGGCCCCCTTGATGCATTTCCAATGCAGTAGCACCTCACAAACAACAAAGGCATCTGATGTACAATGTGGGAGTTGGtgggcttcatgtatgctaggcaaacagTCTTATCAACTAAGTTACatccccagttccagaggagatatatatatttcttaaaagatCACATGAGAACTGTTTATGCTGCTGGGTTACCACAAAACCCCACTCAGTAATAGATCCTCACCGTCCCCTGGGCACTCTGTGTGGGCACAACCATTCGCACACTAGCAGGCAGGGAGGTCACAGTGACAGGGGCTTTTCCAGTCTGGCTGGCAGGTCTCATGGTAACCAGTGGGGTTCCTGTTGTAGCCTGAGGACCAGTCACTTTGAGAACAGTAGGGACACCTGATAAGAAAAGAAGGTTGATCATCAGGAGGTCCTCTTCCACACATT is a window of Arvicola amphibius chromosome X, mArvAmp1.2, whole genome shotgun sequence DNA encoding:
- the Hcfc1 gene encoding host cell factor 1 isoform X4; translated protein: MASAVSPANLPAVLLQPRWKRVVGWSGPVPRPRHGHRAVAIKELIVVFGGGNEGIVDELHVYNTATNQWFIPAVRGDIPPGCAAYGFVCDGTRLLVFGGMVEYGKYSNDLYELQASRWEWKRLKAKTPKNGPPPCPRLGHSFSLVGNKCYLFGGLANDSEDPKNNIPRYLNDLYILELRPGSGVVAWDIPITYGVLPPPRESHTAVVYTEKDNKKSKLVIYGGMSGCRLGDLWTLDIETLTWNKPSLSGVAPLPRSLHSATTIGNKMYVFGGWVPLVMDDVKVATHEKEWKCTNTLACLNLDTMAWETILMDTLEDNIPRARAGHCAVAINTRLYIWSGRDGYRKAWNNQVCCKDLWYLETEKPPPPARVQLVRANTNSLEVSWGAVATADSYLLQLQKYDIPATAATATSPTPNPVPSVPANPPKSPAPAAAAPAVQPLTQVGITLVPQAATAPPSTTTIQVLPTVPGSSISVPTAARTQGVPTVLKVTGPQATTGTPLVTMRPASQTGKAPVTVTSLPASVRMVVPTQSAQGTVIGSNPQMSGMAALAAAAAATQKIPPSSAPTVLSVPAGTTIVKTVAVTPGTTTLPATVKVASSPVMVSNPATRMLKTAAAQVGTSVSSAANTSTRPIITVHKSGTVTVAQQAQVVTTVVGGVTKTITLVKSPISVPGGSALISNLGKVMSVVQTKPVQTSAVTGQASTGPVTQIIQTKGPLPAGTILKLVTSADGKPTTIITTTQASGAGTKPTILGISSVSPSTTKPGTTTIIKTIPMSAIITQAGATGVTSSPGIKSPITIITTKVMTSGTGAPAKIITAVPKIATGHGQQGVTQVVLKGAPGQPGTILRTVPMGGVRLVNPVTVSAVKPAVTTLVVKGTTGVTTLGTVTGTVSTSLAGAGAHSTSASLATPITTLGTIATLSSQVINPTAITVSAAQTTLTAAGGLTTPTITMQPVSQPTQVTLITAPSGVEAQPVHDLPVSILASPTTEQPTATVTIADSGQGDVQPGTVTLVCSNPPCETHETGTTNTATTTVVANLGGHPQPTQVQFVCDRQEAAASLVTSAVGQQNGNVVRVCSNPPCETHETGTTNTATTATSNMAGQHGCSNPPCETHETGTTSTATTAMSSMGTGQQRDTRRASSTPTVVRITVAPGALERAQGTVKPQCQTQQTNMTSTTMTVQATGAPCPAGPLLRPSVALEAGSHSSAFVQLALPNVRIGLSGPSSKDMPTGHQLETYQTYTTNTPTTALSIMGTGELGAAQVAPTSIYESLQASSPSSTMTMTALEALLCPSATMTQVCSNPPCETHETGTTNTATTCNAGSAQRVCSNPPCETHETGTTHTATTATSNGGAGQPEGGQQPAGGHPCETHQTTSTGTTMSVSVGALLPDATSSRGTLESGLEVVAVPTVTSPAGATLLASFPTQRVCSNPPCETHETGTTHTATTVTSNMSSNQDPPPAASDQGEVVNTQGDSANITSASGITTTVSSTLPRAVTTVTQSTPVPGPSVPPPEELQVSPGPRQQLPPRQLLQSASTPLMGESAEVLSASQTPELQAAVDLSSTGDPSSGQESASSAVVATVVVQPPPPTQSEVDQLSLPQELMAEAQAGTTTLMVTGLTPEELAVTAAAEAAAQAAATEEAQALAIQAVLQAAQQAVMVGFFGPGAGTGEPMDTSEAAAAVTQAELSHLSAEAQEGQATTIPIVLTQQELAALVQQQQQLQEAQAQQQQHLPTEALAPADSLNDPSIESNCLSELASAVPSTVALLPSTAADSLAPSNTFVAPQPVVVASPAKMQAAATLTEVANGIESLGVKPDLPPPPSKAPVKKENQWFDVGVIKGTSVMVTHYFLPPDDAVQSDDDSGTVPDYNQLKKQELQPGTAYKFRVAGINACGRGPFSEISAFKTCLPGFPGAPCAIKISKSPDGAHLTWEPPSVTSGKIIEYSVYLAIQSSQAGGEPKSSTPAQLAFMRVYCGPSPSCLVQSSSLSNAHIDYTTKPAIIFRIAARNEKGYGPATQVRWLQETSKDSSGTKPASKRPMSSPEMKSAPKKSKADGQ
- the Hcfc1 gene encoding host cell factor 1 isoform X2, coding for MASAVSPANLPAVLLQPRWKRVVGWSGPVPRPRHGHRAVAIKELIVVFGGGNEGIVDELHVYNTATNQWFIPAVRGDIPPGCAAYGFVCDGTRLLVFGGMVEYGKYSNDLYELQASRWEWKRLKAKTPKNGPPPCPRLGHSFSLVGNKCYLFGGLANDSEDPKNNIPRYLNDLYILELRPGSGVVAWDIPITYGVLPPPRESHTAVVYTEKDNKKSKLVIYGGMSGCRLGDLWTLDIETLTWNKPSLSGVAPLPRSLHSATTIGNKMYVFGGWVPLVMDDVKVATHEKEWKCTNTLACLNLDTMAWETILMDTLEDNIPRARAGHCAVAINTRLYIWSGRDGYRKAWNNQVCCKDLWYLETEKPPPPARVQLVRANTNSLEVSWGAVATADSYLLQLQKYDIPATAATATSPTPNPVPSVPANPPKSPAPAAAAPAVQPLTQVGITLVPQAATAPPSTTTIQVLPTVPGSSISVPTAARTQGVPTVLKVTGPQATTGTPLVTMRPASQTGKAPVTVTSLPASVRMVVPTQSAQGTVIGSNPQMSGMAALAAAAAATQKIPPSSAPTVLSVPAGTTIVKTVAVTPGTTTLPATVKVASSPVMVSNPATRMLKTAAAQVGTSVSSAANTSTRPIITVHKSGTVTVAQQAQVVTTVVGGVTKTITLVKSPISVPGGSALISNLGKVMSVVQTKPVQTSAVTGQASTGPVTQIIQTKGPLPAGTILKLVTSADGKPTTIITTTQASGAGTKPTILGISSVSPSTTKPGTTTIIKTIPMSAIITQAGATGVTSSPGIKSPITIITTKVMTSGTGAPAKIITAVPKIATGHGQQGVTQVVLKGAPGQPGTILRTVPMGGVRLVNPVTVSAVKPAVTTLVVKGTTGVTTLGTVTGTVSTSLAGAGAHSTSASLATPITTLGTIATLSSQVINPTAITVSAAQTTLTAAGGLTTPTITMQPVSQPTQVTLITAPSGVEAQPVHDLPVSILASPTTEQPTATVTIADSGQGDVQPGTVTLVCSNPPCETHETGTTNTATTTVVANLGGHPQPTQVQFVCDRQEAAASLVTSAVGQQNGNVVRVCSNPPCETHETGTTNTATTATSNMAGQHGCSNPPCETHETGTTSTATTAMSSMGTGQQRDTRRASSTPTVVRITVAPGALERAQGTVKPQCQTQQTNMTSTTMTVQATGAPCPAGPLLRPSVALEAGSHSSAFVQLALPNVRIGLSGPSSKDMPTGHQLETYQTYTTNTPTTALSIMGTGELGAAQVAPTSIYESLQASSPSSTMTMTALEALLCPSATMTQVCSNPPCETHETGTTNTATTCNAGSAQRVCSNPPCETHETGTTHTATTATSNGGAGQPEGGQQPAGGHPCETHQTTSTGTTMSVSVGALLPDATSSRGTLESGLEVVAVPTVTSPAGATLLASFPTQRVCSNPPCETHETGTTHTATTVTSNMSSNQDPPPAASDQGEVVNTQGDSANITSASGITTTVSSTLPRAVTTVTQSTPVPGPSVPNISSLTETTPGALTSEVPIPATITVTIANTETSDMPFSAVDILQPPEELQVSPGPRQQLPPRQLLQSASTPLMGESAEVLSASQTPELQAAVDLSSTGDPSSGQESASSAVVATVVVQPPPPTQSEVDQLSLPQELMAEAQAGTTTLMVTGLTPEELAVTAAAEAAAQAAATEEAQALAIQAVLQAAQQAVMAGTGEPMDTSEAAAAVTQAELSHLSAEAQEGQATTIPIVLTQQELAALVQQQQQLQEAQAQQQQHLPTEALAPADSLNDPSIESNCLSELASAVPSTVALLPSTAADSLAPSNTFVAPQPVVVASPAKMQAAATLTEVANGIESLGVKPDLPPPPSKAPVKKENQWFDVGVIKGTSVMVTHYFLPPDDAVQSDDDSGTVPDYNQLKKQELQPGTAYKFRVAGINACGRGPFSEISAFKTCLPGFPGAPCAIKISKSPDGAHLTWEPPSVTSGKIIEYSVYLAIQSSQAGGEPKSSTPAQLAFMRVYCGPSPSCLVQSSSLSNAHIDYTTKPAIIFRIAARNEKGYGPATQVRWLQETSKDSSGTKPASKRPMSSPEMKSAPKKSKADGQ